From a single Fuerstiella sp. genomic region:
- a CDS encoding prepilin-type N-terminal cleavage/methylation domain-containing protein, translating into MRSRHSSQVPGTLPRCGFSLIEIIMATAILLGSVVVLARLAGLGRIHAQNASGLTEAQRICENTLTEMMLGLRPLFPVESAPLLALKPDVSVAQSTQQILRPGLPQGRLVENNDSVRWLYSVRLKSVPDLPGLTILTVDVAEARQSGHRGVQYSLTRWIRRMSPDARVDDTSDGTQLIEGSIQ; encoded by the coding sequence GTGAGATCGCGTCACTCTTCACAGGTGCCGGGGACGCTGCCCCGCTGCGGTTTCAGTCTGATCGAAATCATTATGGCAACGGCCATTCTGCTAGGTAGTGTCGTTGTCCTTGCGCGTCTTGCGGGGCTGGGGCGAATTCACGCACAAAATGCTTCGGGACTGACTGAAGCACAGCGTATCTGTGAAAATACTCTGACCGAGATGATGTTGGGGCTTCGGCCTCTTTTCCCGGTTGAATCTGCTCCGTTGTTAGCGCTGAAGCCGGATGTTTCCGTCGCTCAAAGCACACAACAGATTCTGCGTCCAGGTTTACCTCAGGGCCGATTGGTCGAAAACAATGACTCCGTACGCTGGCTGTATTCCGTTCGGCTTAAATCAGTCCCGGATCTGCCGGGACTGACTATCCTTACAGTGGACGTTGCTGAGGCCCGACAGTCCGGTCATCGAGGAGTTCAATATTCACTGACACGATGGATTCGCCGGATGTCACCGGACGCACGGGTTGACGATACCAGCGACGGTACACAATTAATCGAAGGCAGTATTCAATGA
- a CDS encoding general secretion pathway protein GspK → MRRRSASSLNRSRTGVILIVVLVLVVMMSLTGFTFMNRMATEYEAAVINGELRQAKQTLASAETFLVLLAEREAGQPEPFGRLHHDQRLFVSRTIKPADKASANIDTLSVSQDFPWQFSVVNQWPDALTEHQNGDEFREFIHRPTIRFGLENESGKLHLGRVLQWEHDTTGAGRNVLMEFPGMTVVAADSILDWIDSDDQPREFGAEQEYYARLNIPYTPRNGVPTSVEELLFVKGVTRAAFYGSRQRQDDESLNGLSWTDLFTVHSTEPNKSRFGRDRINLNNVFPAGHIDDAGEIDTELSFLPQELFKYILLARLYGISRPAAVVDEFSGSAQIRASEAKAFLNELVIPDSDEFVLKEIVSLVDLVDTSVRLPQLAGGNLVVSPLNSESPEFPEIMKELEDRVTVSINERFVGRININTATEPVLRALMGDEGVVARIIEQRKTLDARERESTAWLLTRQMVDYNTYRQIYPHITTRGAVHSGEIVVYRNSGGPFLRRRLVIDASVVPARRVAWLDLTHRGLPVRLSSLVYDDGQLNTGRQPGL, encoded by the coding sequence ATGAGGCGTCGTTCTGCATCTTCTTTGAACAGGTCACGTACCGGTGTGATTCTGATTGTGGTACTGGTTTTGGTGGTGATGATGTCACTGACCGGTTTTACCTTTATGAATCGTATGGCGACAGAATACGAAGCTGCGGTGATCAACGGTGAACTCCGTCAGGCAAAGCAGACACTGGCCAGTGCCGAAACCTTTCTGGTGCTTCTGGCCGAGCGTGAGGCTGGTCAGCCGGAACCGTTTGGTCGTCTGCATCACGATCAGAGATTGTTCGTCTCACGTACGATCAAACCGGCAGACAAGGCATCGGCGAACATCGATACCTTGTCTGTGTCTCAGGATTTCCCGTGGCAATTTTCTGTTGTTAATCAGTGGCCGGACGCGTTGACGGAACATCAGAATGGCGACGAATTTCGTGAGTTTATTCATCGGCCGACGATCCGATTCGGTCTGGAGAATGAATCGGGAAAACTGCATTTGGGACGTGTTCTGCAGTGGGAACACGATACTACAGGAGCCGGGCGAAATGTACTGATGGAATTTCCCGGTATGACAGTTGTGGCCGCTGACAGTATTCTGGACTGGATTGACAGTGACGATCAGCCTCGTGAATTTGGCGCAGAACAGGAATACTACGCTCGGCTCAACATCCCATACACACCTCGCAACGGCGTCCCCACGTCAGTTGAAGAGCTCTTGTTCGTCAAAGGAGTGACGCGAGCTGCTTTTTACGGGAGCCGACAGCGACAGGATGATGAATCATTAAACGGTCTTTCATGGACCGATCTGTTCACCGTCCATTCTACTGAACCTAACAAAAGTCGTTTCGGCAGAGATCGAATTAATCTCAACAATGTGTTTCCGGCTGGTCACATTGATGATGCGGGTGAAATTGATACGGAGCTTTCGTTTCTTCCACAGGAACTGTTCAAGTACATTCTGCTTGCTCGACTCTACGGAATCTCACGTCCTGCGGCTGTCGTTGATGAGTTCTCCGGTTCAGCCCAAATACGGGCATCGGAGGCTAAAGCGTTTCTGAACGAGTTGGTGATTCCGGACAGTGATGAGTTTGTTCTGAAGGAGATCGTTAGCCTGGTCGATTTGGTGGATACGTCGGTTCGATTGCCGCAGCTCGCTGGTGGAAATCTGGTTGTCAGCCCATTGAACTCAGAGAGTCCGGAGTTTCCTGAGATAATGAAAGAACTGGAAGATCGTGTCACAGTCAGCATTAATGAACGATTTGTCGGCCGGATTAACATTAACACGGCGACGGAACCGGTTCTGAGAGCATTGATGGGTGATGAGGGCGTGGTTGCCCGAATCATTGAGCAGCGAAAAACTCTTGATGCCCGCGAACGGGAGTCCACTGCCTGGCTGCTGACTCGACAAATGGTGGACTACAATACCTATCGCCAAATCTATCCGCATATTACCACACGTGGTGCAGTGCATTCAGGAGAGATTGTGGTGTATCGGAATTCGGGGGGGCCGTTTTTGCGTCGCAGACTTGTGATTGATGCGTCCGTTGTGCCGGCCCGGCGTGTGGCCTGGCTTGATCTGACGCACCGTGGTCTGCCCGTTAGATTGTCTTCACTGGTGTACGATGATGGACAGTTGAATACCGGGAGACAACCTGGACTGTGA
- a CDS encoding ammonium transporter has translation MIRRLILIAVMMGVFSGWCVSVIAQETPSASPESAEEAEVAASTVLDSGDVSWMLVSSALVLMMTCPGLALFYGGLVRRKNIISVLMQCFFLMGLMSIVWALWGYSFAFGGSNAYFGSFTQYFALNGVIPHLVDGQAVVPQSGSIPDSLFMMFQGMFFIITPALICGAFAERMRFCAMCVFCVLWGTFVYCPICHWVWSESGWLLADGAIDFAGGTVVHISSGFSALVCALVLGARRGFPSEPMPPHNLTYTCIGAGLLWVGWFGFNAGSAGAANASAVNAFVATHMAAAAGVLGWVLLEWLRDGKPGVLGACSGAVAGLVCITPAAGAVTPIGGIYMGFLAGAVCYLGCTKVKNAFGYDDSLDAFGVHGIGGTLGALLAGVFATRAVSESSGLLEGNPGQVVTQAVSIVAAIAISVVVTFILLKILDLTMTLRVSEDDEILGLDMAEHGEEGYIFQ, from the coding sequence ATGATTCGCAGGCTGATCTTGATTGCGGTGATGATGGGAGTGTTCAGCGGTTGGTGTGTATCGGTGATTGCTCAGGAAACACCTTCTGCATCGCCTGAATCAGCAGAGGAAGCCGAGGTAGCTGCGTCAACGGTACTGGATTCCGGTGACGTGTCATGGATGCTTGTCTCCAGCGCGCTGGTCCTGATGATGACATGTCCCGGGCTGGCATTGTTTTATGGAGGACTGGTTCGCAGGAAAAATATCATCAGCGTGCTGATGCAGTGTTTTTTCCTGATGGGGTTGATGAGCATCGTCTGGGCGCTGTGGGGATACAGCTTTGCTTTTGGAGGTTCCAATGCGTACTTCGGCAGTTTCACTCAGTACTTTGCGCTGAACGGGGTGATACCGCACCTGGTTGATGGTCAGGCCGTTGTGCCCCAGAGCGGCAGCATACCTGATTCGCTGTTTATGATGTTTCAGGGAATGTTTTTCATCATCACTCCGGCATTGATCTGTGGAGCCTTCGCTGAACGAATGAGATTCTGTGCGATGTGTGTTTTCTGTGTTCTCTGGGGGACATTTGTGTACTGTCCCATCTGTCACTGGGTCTGGTCTGAGTCAGGCTGGTTACTGGCTGATGGTGCCATTGATTTCGCCGGTGGTACGGTGGTTCACATCAGTTCCGGATTTTCTGCACTGGTCTGCGCTTTGGTGCTTGGCGCACGACGAGGATTTCCTTCCGAACCGATGCCGCCTCACAATCTTACCTACACGTGTATCGGTGCCGGATTGCTGTGGGTAGGCTGGTTCGGGTTCAATGCGGGAAGCGCGGGTGCAGCGAATGCGTCTGCAGTGAACGCGTTTGTAGCGACACACATGGCAGCTGCAGCTGGTGTCCTTGGTTGGGTGTTACTCGAATGGCTGCGTGACGGAAAACCGGGTGTTTTGGGGGCGTGTTCCGGAGCAGTGGCCGGTCTGGTCTGCATCACACCGGCTGCCGGAGCTGTGACACCGATTGGCGGAATCTACATGGGTTTTTTGGCCGGTGCCGTTTGTTATCTCGGGTGCACCAAAGTCAAGAATGCGTTCGGTTATGATGACTCTCTGGATGCATTCGGTGTCCATGGAATAGGTGGTACGCTTGGCGCACTGCTGGCCGGCGTATTCGCGACTCGTGCCGTATCCGAATCTAGCGGACTGCTGGAAGGTAATCCGGGGCAAGTGGTCACACAGGCGGTCAGCATTGTTGCTGCAATTGCAATTTCAGTCGTCGTGACCTTTATTCTGCTTAAGATTCTTGATTTGACCATGACACTTCGTGTTTCAGAAGATGACGAAATCCTTGGACTCGACATGGCTGAACACGGCGAAGAAGGCTATATCTTTCAGTAG
- a CDS encoding EamA family transporter has translation MVPNREDGMQAQPTSGIGILRDGFVLGSIAAVGYSLVNLGLRYLSDSAGSDGSGWEWWVTAMKTMPMGIVAWALVLRRCVMGLDAFPPLRMLPALTGAALLMQFGGNLSFQTALGYLGLGITVPLVFACIICTGASLGRLLLGDPITIEIVKAMSVMLVAIVLLSIGTTFGQSDIAGPSRVSHQNSAGILTGISAAVLSGCSYGAVGVLIRRFVRSELAVESILIVFSTVGGVLLATGAVFLSGWHVIQQATVCEWPILLAAGSANAIAFFAIAHALRVIDVNRLNVINASQNAVCAIGAVALFDEHLSLPAIIGIILTIVGLLALGRQPDTPAT, from the coding sequence ATGGTTCCGAATCGTGAAGATGGAATGCAGGCACAGCCCACGTCGGGAATCGGCATCCTGAGGGACGGTTTTGTTCTTGGCAGCATCGCAGCAGTCGGCTATTCGCTCGTCAATCTTGGACTGCGATACCTGTCCGACTCCGCAGGGAGTGATGGCAGTGGATGGGAGTGGTGGGTAACGGCAATGAAAACGATGCCCATGGGCATCGTTGCCTGGGCCCTGGTTTTGCGTCGGTGTGTAATGGGCCTGGACGCATTTCCGCCACTCCGCATGCTGCCTGCACTCACAGGTGCCGCGCTGCTGATGCAGTTTGGCGGAAATCTGTCGTTTCAGACAGCATTGGGATATCTGGGTCTGGGAATCACCGTTCCACTGGTCTTCGCCTGCATCATCTGCACGGGAGCGAGCCTCGGACGACTTCTTCTGGGAGATCCGATTACAATTGAAATTGTTAAGGCAATGAGCGTGATGCTGGTGGCCATTGTGCTGCTGTCAATCGGGACAACATTCGGTCAGTCGGACATTGCAGGTCCTTCCAGGGTCTCACATCAAAATTCAGCAGGAATCCTGACCGGTATCAGTGCTGCTGTATTGTCCGGATGTTCGTACGGAGCGGTCGGGGTCTTGATTCGCCGGTTTGTGCGGTCTGAACTCGCAGTGGAGTCGATTTTGATCGTGTTCAGCACTGTGGGCGGCGTCCTGCTCGCCACCGGCGCTGTTTTTCTGTCAGGGTGGCACGTTATTCAGCAGGCAACAGTCTGCGAATGGCCGATATTGCTGGCGGCCGGTTCAGCTAATGCAATAGCCTTTTTCGCGATCGCTCATGCGCTGCGCGTCATCGATGTGAATCGATTGAACGTGATCAATGCGTCACAAAACGCTGTGTGTGCAATTGGAGCAGTAGCATTGTTTGACGAACACCTGAGTCTGCCTGCGATCATCGGAATAATACTCACGATCGTCGGACTGCTCGCACTGGGTCGCCAGCCTGACACTCCTGCCACATAG
- a CDS encoding type II secretion system protein GspG, whose amino-acid sequence MKKMQKRNNCAAGRHGFSLIELLIVLAILVLLASLVAPRLLGSREKANVDAAKTQISLLKTSLEMYSLHMGGYPSTEQGLKALVERPSSSSLSETSGDDGFGGDDEFGVEEDLADLGLDDEAESLDGDSGGNSNWQGSYLKSDSLPKDPWGTAYRYEFPGQNNKVGEPDIWSLGPDRKDNTADDVVSWSGKRNSGGNRSDSADEGFDTTDEDPDAGAEIDLGE is encoded by the coding sequence ATGAAAAAAATGCAGAAAAGAAACAATTGTGCCGCTGGTCGCCACGGCTTTTCGCTTATCGAACTGTTGATCGTTCTGGCAATTTTGGTGCTGCTTGCATCTTTGGTGGCTCCTCGTTTGTTGGGAAGTCGTGAAAAGGCCAATGTTGATGCCGCTAAAACACAAATCAGTTTATTGAAGACAAGTCTGGAAATGTACAGCCTTCACATGGGAGGCTATCCAAGTACGGAACAGGGGCTCAAGGCCCTTGTCGAACGTCCGTCCAGCAGCTCGTTGAGTGAAACTTCCGGCGATGACGGCTTCGGCGGCGATGATGAATTTGGTGTCGAAGAAGATCTGGCTGACCTTGGACTCGATGACGAAGCAGAAAGCCTGGACGGGGACAGCGGGGGAAATTCCAACTGGCAGGGAAGCTACCTCAAATCGGACAGTCTGCCAAAAGATCCGTGGGGGACCGCTTATCGTTATGAGTTTCCCGGTCAGAACAATAAGGTTGGTGAACCGGATATCTGGTCACTTGGTCCTGACCGCAAAGACAACACCGCAGACGATGTCGTAAGCTGGTCCGGTAAACGCAACAGCGGCGGCAACCGGAGTGACAGTGCTGATGAAGGATTTGATACCACAGACGAGGATCCCGACGCCGGGGCTGAAATTGATCTGGGCGAATAG
- a CDS encoding GspJ family type II secretion system protein encodes MKCLRTDSSGTFSAFLRPGARRLVGRRVAEVRAWSYRTSVPRYGYTLIEMIIAVSLTAVLMTAVWGLMSMYAALQKAGADVAAEQQLVRSVLQLIRDDLETVTLPVTENTTEYHDPSAVFDDVETDADTVTGGLDHDRSSFIFDINNLSNNQHNGPADVLIRGTSEVLRITVPCGGGLTASLDDAGLPANDAAETDGVTPSVNEFQTIIYQILPFGSTREGDLPFGLYRIQANAVRLLAMPDRRSPPDGDFLRDDLRLDRSNIEELLFLPANNSTERHHSLLRPSSCELIPEVVDCRFEYSGGEGWQPDWKSNEAGQLPRAVRITLDVVLLREFDEMHAVNLSQGSSGRLERRLHLSFVRNQIQTRSPLTANLQLTPRRYSELILLDSTMEAAGRIPGHSLAGGSWQ; translated from the coding sequence ATGAAGTGCCTTCGAACAGACTCCTCGGGTACATTTTCGGCGTTTCTTCGACCGGGAGCACGTAGATTGGTCGGTCGCCGTGTGGCCGAAGTGAGAGCATGGTCATACCGAACCTCAGTGCCGCGGTATGGTTATACGCTCATTGAAATGATCATCGCCGTTAGCCTGACGGCTGTTCTGATGACTGCCGTCTGGGGCCTGATGTCAATGTATGCGGCACTGCAGAAGGCCGGGGCTGACGTGGCCGCCGAACAACAACTCGTGCGATCTGTTTTGCAACTGATCCGTGACGATCTGGAAACCGTTACGTTGCCCGTGACAGAAAACACAACCGAATATCACGATCCGTCTGCTGTATTTGATGACGTGGAGACAGATGCCGACACCGTTACTGGCGGCCTTGATCATGATCGATCCAGCTTCATCTTTGACATCAACAACCTGTCCAACAACCAACATAACGGACCGGCCGATGTGTTGATTCGGGGCACATCTGAGGTTCTCAGGATAACAGTGCCGTGCGGCGGGGGATTAACCGCGTCCCTCGATGATGCCGGTTTGCCTGCGAATGATGCCGCTGAAACAGACGGTGTCACACCGTCTGTGAATGAATTTCAAACCATCATCTATCAGATTCTACCTTTTGGCTCCACACGTGAAGGTGATCTGCCATTTGGTCTGTATCGAATACAGGCCAATGCGGTCCGACTGCTGGCGATGCCGGATCGACGTTCCCCGCCGGATGGTGACTTCCTTCGAGATGATCTTCGTCTGGATCGCAGCAATATCGAAGAATTGCTGTTTCTACCGGCCAATAATTCCACGGAACGACATCATTCACTGTTGAGACCATCATCGTGTGAACTGATTCCCGAAGTTGTTGACTGTCGGTTTGAGTATTCCGGTGGAGAAGGATGGCAGCCCGACTGGAAATCGAATGAAGCGGGACAACTGCCGCGTGCAGTCCGAATCACACTGGATGTGGTTTTGCTGCGTGAGTTCGACGAGATGCACGCTGTCAATCTTTCCCAAGGTTCGTCAGGACGTCTGGAACGACGACTTCATCTATCGTTCGTCCGGAATCAAATACAGACCCGCAGTCCCCTTACAGCGAACCTTCAATTGACTCCCCGTCGCTACAGTGAGTTGATTTTGCTGGATTCCACAATGGAAGCCGCTGGCCGTATTCCCGGCCACTCACTTGCCGGAGGTTCCTGGCAATGA
- a CDS encoding prepilin-type N-terminal cleavage/methylation domain-containing protein, with product MISPCSRRRGHAEGQANRGSCGLPVIIRPGFSLIELLIVLAVLTIAAGFVLPALNGPLERSRLRSGAVRVQNAWGKARSFAIREGRSMTFRCRPGGRSWKIERSRQTTDIEIPSVNSENQEGGSTEDESTSSRLKTDGGDGLLMREGRLPDGVSFVNFEFIGLPYSNQHQVSDRSLSSAMVSETEPDWSMPLTFRADGRCQDACLRISGADDFAILVKIRGLTSGASFTAPFRETQTSTDLGRQQ from the coding sequence ATGATTTCCCCCTGCAGCAGAAGACGCGGCCATGCTGAGGGGCAGGCGAACCGCGGCAGTTGTGGTTTGCCTGTCATCATACGCCCTGGATTCTCGCTTATTGAGTTACTGATCGTGCTGGCGGTTCTCACGATTGCAGCAGGGTTCGTATTGCCTGCACTGAATGGACCACTTGAACGCAGTCGTCTTCGTTCAGGGGCAGTCCGTGTTCAGAATGCGTGGGGCAAGGCTCGGTCGTTTGCAATTCGTGAGGGCAGATCCATGACGTTCCGCTGCAGGCCTGGCGGCAGGAGCTGGAAAATTGAACGCAGTCGCCAAACCACCGATATTGAAATCCCGTCAGTAAATTCGGAGAACCAGGAAGGTGGGAGTACGGAAGATGAATCAACAAGCAGTCGGCTAAAAACTGACGGTGGCGACGGGTTACTCATGCGTGAAGGCCGTTTGCCGGATGGTGTTTCTTTCGTGAACTTCGAATTTATTGGTTTGCCGTACAGCAATCAGCATCAGGTTAGTGACCGGAGTCTGAGTTCAGCGATGGTTTCGGAGACAGAGCCAGATTGGTCGATGCCTTTGACGTTTCGGGCGGACGGTCGGTGTCAGGATGCCTGTCTTCGTATCAGCGGGGCCGATGACTTTGCTATTCTGGTGAAGATTCGAGGTTTGACATCCGGAGCGAGTTTCACTGCTCCGTTTCGTGAAACACAGACATCCACTGATCTCGGGAGACAACAGTGA
- a CDS encoding sigma 54-interacting transcriptional regulator yields the protein MSSLSPTENSRLVRFTVPLIVAFSMIYALIVLWYVATFPELGMRCLFPKTLSSQSENSTVTLVKFGGESIGYVLEGGDELVSINDRPVRTFLDFLSTIGNLRSAKLQSGATLPPGSDPTEATEQRPLVEILHPETDGAAIRYVRVEFLRHDAAPSDVPLITYVAVKPPNTSGVLMTVLWFLFQSAILLVALTGFWQRPTDSVAQTFCIMSSFTMVAFVGGFHWWIIAGDPLLNIPFIICIAGVPATTLHFFLKFPREVSSLTKHRRITLAGIYAPMGIAGLLITFIYWSAYCLNGNTGASSLSPIQQLSGVARSLLNDSDPSLPSTAVSWQLLFRLRQVIYSSIMIAGLYFGATVVSIVFGRRRTQTVIEHRQASTILKATLFSTPFVIWTICLAFYSKDVFVLGGAQLPMFVASGSFMAAFAHGMLKHRLILADEKLHRGRSYRIVTVVVTATFAGLLAAGIVSANQYSIPGNTSLALRLALYLILVIAVSFALWMRDRLQAAIDLRFFSEKYQLDRALNQLNQAAGHLTDPTAMANMTLRTCREVVDASSAMMFVRDGTGIFRLIGAYDVPDAPSSIPSDRVTLLESSEPVVLRVPAFSRETLVGVQQLLDETGSELIFTLRDDQGLAGAIFLGRRASDTAYSAEDIAFLRAIGQMTLLALHSSRANQNLARLTSELQVKVDHISEQQRQLSVLRAELMSIDQPSLVTGEVTNDQNFDRSELRGTSHAISQVLETTRKAAASVSTVLIRGESGTGKELLARVIQRNSQRSSEPFVSVNCAALAPSLLESELFGHVRGAFTGADSSKSGRFQAAEGGTLFLDEIGDISLETQVRLLRVLQERSIEPVGSDDSISIDVRVIAATHRNLEKMIRDGTFREDLYYRLNVVSITLPPLRDRREDLIELVFCFLKNTVTKTGKKIRQIDPGALSALEAYSWPGNIRELENAIERAVVLADGDTLQLADLPDDVVRSTDIVIDSVATRGSQPTVWMGDSISSAPVVQTTLETSVSSIEEYSKLVEALAAAGGNKSLAARKLKIPRSTFYSRLKKFGIDGSES from the coding sequence ATGTCATCACTTTCACCTACCGAAAACTCACGATTGGTTCGTTTTACAGTGCCGCTGATTGTGGCATTTTCGATGATCTATGCGCTGATCGTGCTGTGGTATGTGGCAACGTTTCCTGAATTGGGTATGCGTTGTCTGTTCCCGAAAACATTGAGCTCACAATCGGAGAACTCAACCGTCACCTTAGTGAAGTTTGGCGGCGAGAGCATTGGATATGTCCTGGAAGGTGGTGACGAACTTGTCTCGATTAATGATCGTCCCGTTCGTACGTTCCTTGACTTCCTTTCTACCATCGGAAATCTGAGATCGGCCAAGCTGCAATCAGGTGCGACGTTACCTCCCGGCTCCGATCCTACGGAAGCAACGGAACAGCGGCCACTCGTTGAGATTTTACATCCGGAAACTGACGGGGCCGCCATTCGCTATGTACGAGTTGAATTTCTGCGGCACGATGCTGCACCGTCTGATGTTCCACTGATTACTTATGTTGCGGTCAAACCGCCCAACACAAGTGGTGTTTTGATGACGGTGCTGTGGTTTCTGTTTCAGTCTGCCATCCTGCTCGTCGCCCTGACCGGGTTCTGGCAGCGGCCGACAGATTCTGTTGCTCAGACGTTCTGCATTATGTCCAGTTTTACAATGGTTGCTTTTGTGGGCGGTTTTCACTGGTGGATCATTGCCGGAGATCCGTTGCTGAATATTCCGTTCATCATCTGCATTGCCGGCGTACCCGCCACCACACTGCATTTTTTCCTTAAGTTCCCCCGGGAAGTCAGTTCACTGACCAAGCATCGGCGAATCACACTGGCCGGAATATATGCACCGATGGGAATTGCAGGACTGCTGATCACGTTTATTTACTGGTCGGCCTATTGTCTGAATGGCAACACAGGAGCAAGTAGCTTAAGCCCCATACAGCAACTATCGGGTGTGGCCCGAAGCCTGCTGAATGATAGTGATCCATCCCTGCCTTCAACGGCTGTTTCCTGGCAGTTACTGTTCCGGCTGCGTCAGGTCATATATTCCAGCATCATGATTGCCGGCCTGTACTTCGGAGCGACCGTTGTTTCCATTGTCTTCGGGCGTCGCAGAACTCAAACGGTGATCGAGCATCGTCAGGCCTCGACAATTCTTAAGGCAACTCTTTTTTCGACTCCATTTGTCATCTGGACAATATGTCTCGCATTTTACAGCAAAGACGTGTTCGTACTTGGCGGCGCACAATTACCCATGTTCGTCGCAAGCGGTTCATTCATGGCCGCATTCGCTCACGGAATGCTGAAGCATCGTTTGATTCTGGCGGATGAAAAGCTGCATCGGGGACGCTCCTATCGGATTGTGACGGTGGTGGTTACGGCCACTTTCGCAGGGTTGCTTGCGGCAGGTATCGTGTCTGCGAATCAATATTCGATTCCAGGGAATACGTCGCTTGCCCTGCGACTGGCTCTGTATTTAATACTGGTAATTGCAGTCAGCTTCGCGCTGTGGATGCGGGACCGGCTGCAGGCCGCCATCGACCTGCGGTTTTTCAGTGAAAAATATCAACTCGACCGGGCATTGAACCAGCTCAACCAGGCCGCCGGACATCTTACCGATCCAACGGCCATGGCCAATATGACCCTGCGTACCTGCCGTGAAGTGGTGGATGCATCATCTGCCATGATGTTCGTGCGTGACGGAACCGGAATCTTTCGGCTCATTGGCGCGTACGATGTACCCGACGCACCTTCCTCGATTCCATCGGACCGGGTCACACTGCTGGAATCCTCGGAACCGGTCGTGTTGCGTGTGCCGGCGTTCAGCAGGGAAACGCTGGTCGGCGTCCAGCAGCTCCTTGACGAAACAGGTTCCGAACTGATCTTCACCCTGAGAGATGACCAGGGACTTGCCGGAGCAATTTTTCTGGGTAGACGTGCATCTGATACGGCCTATTCCGCTGAGGACATTGCGTTCCTCAGAGCAATCGGTCAGATGACACTTCTGGCGCTACACAGTTCACGTGCGAACCAGAATCTGGCCAGACTGACATCCGAACTGCAGGTCAAAGTGGACCACATTTCCGAACAGCAGCGTCAGTTATCTGTGCTTCGGGCTGAACTGATGTCCATCGATCAGCCATCTCTTGTAACCGGAGAGGTTACAAACGACCAAAATTTTGACAGGTCGGAACTGCGTGGCACCAGTCATGCGATTTCACAGGTCCTTGAAACAACTCGTAAGGCAGCAGCGAGCGTCTCAACGGTACTGATTCGCGGCGAAAGTGGAACCGGTAAGGAATTACTGGCTCGAGTCATTCAACGAAACAGCCAGCGAAGTTCTGAACCGTTCGTCAGTGTCAACTGTGCAGCGCTGGCACCGTCACTTCTTGAAAGCGAATTGTTCGGACATGTTCGTGGCGCCTTTACCGGAGCAGACTCAAGCAAATCCGGTCGTTTTCAGGCAGCCGAAGGGGGAACACTATTCTTAGATGAGATCGGCGACATTTCACTGGAAACGCAGGTAAGGTTGCTGCGGGTGCTGCAGGAACGCAGTATTGAACCGGTAGGCAGTGATGACTCGATTTCAATTGACGTCAGAGTCATTGCAGCAACCCATCGCAACCTGGAAAAAATGATTCGTGACGGAACGTTTCGTGAAGATCTTTATTATCGCCTTAATGTGGTAAGTATCACTCTGCCTCCTCTTCGAGATCGGCGCGAAGACCTCATTGAACTGGTGTTCTGTTTTTTAAAAAACACCGTCACAAAGACCGGAAAAAAAATTCGACAAATCGATCCCGGTGCACTGTCCGCACTGGAAGCATATTCATGGCCAGGCAATATTCGCGAGCTTGAAAATGCGATTGAACGGGCCGTTGTCCTGGCTGACGGTGACACACTTCAACTGGCCGATCTGCCGGATGATGTCGTCAGGAGTACAGACATCGTGATTGACAGTGTGGCAACTCGCGGGAGTCAGCCAACCGTCTGGATGGGCGATTCGATTTCTTCGGCTCCGGTGGTACAGACAACTCTTGAGACATCCGTCAGTTCCATCGAGGAATATTCAAAATTGGTGGAGGCCCTGGCCGCAGCAGGCGGAAACAAGTCGCTTGCAGCCAGGAAGCTGAAGATACCTCGCAGTACCTTCTACAGCAGACTCAAGAAATTTGGAATCGATGGTTCCGAATCGTGA